One segment of Candidatus Falkowbacteria bacterium DNA contains the following:
- the rplD gene encoding 50S ribosomal protein L4: MISYKVYNQKGETVSDIELSDKVFGQKKNEALVHQAVVAQMSNERKVLAHTKDRSEVRGGGKKPWRQKGTGRARAGSSRSPIWIGGGVTFGPTKNRNFSKDLNVKMKQKAMCVVLSDKVACNNLAVLDNLAITEYKTKDFKKIVDVIDSKILPNEGKKGSLLMIDAKPEAVTKSSARNLTNVKLITVENVNLLDIIKYKNIVVTQEALKVLEERYK; the protein is encoded by the coding sequence ATGATTTCTTACAAAGTTTACAACCAAAAAGGTGAAACAGTTTCTGACATTGAATTGTCAGATAAGGTTTTTGGTCAGAAAAAAAACGAAGCTTTAGTTCATCAAGCTGTTGTAGCTCAGATGTCTAACGAAAGAAAAGTTTTGGCTCATACTAAAGATCGTTCTGAGGTACGTGGTGGTGGTAAAAAGCCATGGCGTCAAAAGGGAACTGGTCGCGCTCGTGCTGGTTCAAGCCGCAGTCCTATTTGGATTGGTGGTGGTGTAACCTTTGGTCCAACTAAGAATAGAAATTTCTCCAAGGATTTGAATGTTAAAATGAAACAGAAAGCTATGTGCGTTGTTCTGTCAGACAAGGTTGCTTGCAATAATTTGGCTGTACTTGATAACCTAGCTATTACTGAATACAAAACAAAAGATTTTAAAAAGATTGTTGATGTTATTGATTCCAAGATTTTACCAAATGAAGGTAAAAAGGGTAGCCTCTTAATGATTGACGCTAAGCCTGAGGCTGTTACAAAATCAAGTGCTCGTAATTTAACTAACGTTAAATTGATTACTGTTGAAAACGTTAACTTACTTGATATTATTAAATATAAGAATATTGTTGTAACGCAAGAAGCTCTTAAAGTTTTAGAAGAGCGTTATAAATAA
- the rplW gene encoding 50S ribosomal protein L23 gives MALFTKDKPNKTKTVAMDAKPATMKDMYADKAEKTSVKATGTDKKVSLSHAYRILLRPIISEKASRQQTSFNHYFFEVAIKANKIEIAKAVKAAYGITPLEVNVIRMEGKASRRGRTLGKRKDWKKAIVTLPKGKTIALYEGV, from the coding sequence ATGGCATTGTTTACAAAAGACAAACCAAATAAAACCAAGACTGTTGCTATGGATGCTAAACCAGCAACCATGAAGGATATGTATGCTGATAAGGCAGAGAAGACTTCCGTAAAAGCAACTGGCACTGACAAGAAGGTTTCTTTGTCACATGCTTACCGTATTCTATTACGTCCGATTATTTCTGAAAAAGCTAGCCGCCAACAGACTTCCTTTAATCATTATTTTTTCGAAGTAGCTATCAAGGCCAATAAGATTGAAATTGCAAAAGCTGTTAAAGCTGCTTATGGTATTACTCCTTTGGAAGTTAATGTTATTCGTATGGAAGGAAAAGCCAGTCGTCGCGGTCGTACGCTTGGTAAGAGAAAAGATTGGAAAAAAGCTATTGTTACTTTACCAAAAGGTAAGACAATTGCTTTATATGAAGGTGTTTAA
- the rplB gene encoding 50S ribosomal protein L2, which yields MGIRKAKPTTNGLRGASFQDFSDITSKTPEKSLLVIRKQHAGRNSAGKITMRHQGGGAKRYVRLVDFKRDKFDIPGTVKTIEYDPSRGPRIALVFYKDGEKRYIIAPVGLTVGMTILSSKKSIEPSVGNAMPLEFIPAGLPVHNVELEPGEGGRLARGAGNALFVMSVEKKYAQVKLPSGEIRLIKKDCLSTIGQVGNIDKRHVSIGKAGRSRHMGIRPTVRGTAMNPNDHPHGGGEGNQPIGLKHPKTKWGKNAYGVKTRLQKKRSNKMIIQRRNGKKL from the coding sequence ATGGGAATTAGAAAAGCCAAACCAACAACTAACGGTCTAAGAGGCGCAAGCTTCCAAGATTTTTCAGATATCACTTCAAAGACACCTGAAAAGTCTCTCTTAGTCATCAGAAAGCAACATGCCGGCCGTAACTCAGCTGGTAAGATTACTATGCGTCACCAAGGTGGCGGTGCTAAGCGTTACGTTCGTTTGGTAGATTTTAAGCGCGATAAGTTTGATATTCCAGGGACAGTTAAAACTATTGAATACGATCCAAGCCGTGGTCCAAGAATCGCTTTAGTCTTTTATAAGGATGGTGAAAAGCGTTATATCATTGCTCCAGTTGGTTTGACTGTTGGTATGACAATTTTAAGTTCAAAGAAATCAATTGAACCAAGTGTTGGTAATGCTATGCCTTTGGAATTTATTCCAGCTGGTTTGCCAGTTCACAACGTTGAATTAGAACCAGGCGAAGGTGGTCGTTTAGCTCGCGGCGCCGGTAACGCTTTGTTTGTAATGTCAGTTGAAAAGAAGTATGCTCAAGTTAAATTACCATCAGGTGAAATTCGTTTAATTAAAAAAGATTGTCTTTCCACTATCGGTCAGGTTGGTAACATTGACAAGCGTCATGTTAGCATTGGTAAAGCTGGTCGTAGTCGACATATGGGTATTCGTCCAACTGTCCGCGGTACAGCTATGAACCCAAATGATCACCCGCACGGTGGTGGTGAAGGTAATCAGCCAATCGGTTTGAAGCATCCAAAAACCAAATGGGGTAAGAACGCCTATGGGGTTAAGACTCGTTTGCAGAAGAAGCGTTCAAACAAAATGATTATCCAACGCCGTAATGGCAAGAAACTTTAA
- the rpsS gene encoding 30S ribosomal protein S19 — protein sequence MSRSLKKGPYINERLLKKILNAKPGDKTIIKLWDRACTITPEMVGFTIGVHNGRVHTPVLVNENMVGHKFGEFSPTRKFVNHGGKMAKDQAKAKK from the coding sequence ATGTCACGAAGTCTTAAAAAAGGTCCATACATTAACGAACGTCTTCTTAAGAAGATTCTTAATGCTAAGCCTGGCGACAAAACAATTATCAAGCTCTGGGATCGCGCCTGTACTATTACTCCAGAAATGGTTGGTTTTACTATTGGTGTTCACAATGGTCGCGTTCACACACCAGTGCTAGTTAATGAAAACATGGTTGGTCATAAGTTTGGTGAATTTTCTCCTACCAGAAAGTTTGTTAATCACGGTGGTAAGATGGCTAAAGACCAAGCTAAAGCTAAAAAATAA